From a single Nakaseomyces glabratus chromosome H, complete sequence genomic region:
- the ORC2 gene encoding origin recognition complex subunit 2 (CAGL0H10230g~Ortholog(s) have DNA replication origin binding, chromatin binding activity), giving the protein MSPPETPKKESLKENEDLAIKENGTSPREIGDKIKVESAGEYETPELTSDEENLVQLQTPRKRRKVNLSKEHDFTSPLKKVIMNNLNEYKKSDLADKLKLSRDFVNTQVPRPADVEKLKANRAVTSFTDTFEGYFEQKRSVRGVKVSKNSITMAPHVTREEFGLISNIFHRNLHKNLRDHLYIIQKKLYPQYWFEVIQGFSLLFYGIGSKKVFLEDFVFKYLSPKLALSQAIEVPTYNGKKSKFEGIPVVVVNGYNPTCNYRDVFKDILSLLTPAELTQSESKFWGNHVIMNIQKLIDYYKDKPLDIKLIVAIHNIDGPNIRRGDSPTILSFLSLIRQVAIVASADHIYAPFLWDNLRAQNYNFVFHDVTNYAPYEAESSFQDVMRLGKSENSTGAEGAKYVLQSLTLNSKKMYKLLIETQLQHMEKVSTTKSTGKVAASKRGTMSMGVEFKQLVHLCAADFIASNEMALRSMLTEFIEHKMASVSKNTVGTEFVWVPYTYAEMKRLQEILYEE; this is encoded by the coding sequence ATGTCTCCACCTGAAACACCTAAGAAGGAGAGtctaaaagaaaatgaggATTTGGCAATTAAGGAAAATGGTACCTCTCCTAGGGAGATCGGAGATAAGATCAAGGTCGAGTCGGCTGGTGAGTATGAGACGCCGGAACTAACTTCAGATGAGGAGAATCTGGTTCAATTGCAGACGCCtagaaaaagaaggaaaGTTAACTTATCTAAAGAGCACGATTTTACCTCTCCGCTAAAGAAGGTTATAATGAATAATCTGAACGAATACAAAAAGAGTGATCTGGCTGACAAACTAAAGCTCAGTAGAGACTTTGTTAATACACAAGTACCGCGACCTGCTGATGTGGAGAAATTAAAAGCGAATAGGGCCGTAACGTCTTTTACAGACACATTTGAAGGATACTTTGAACAGAAACGGTCAGTTAGAGGAGTAAAAGTTTCTAAAAACTCGATTACAATGGCTCCACACGTAACTAGAGAGGAGTTTGGGTTGATAAGTAATATCTTTCACCGCAATCTTCATAAAAATCTGAGAGATCATTTATACATTATACAGAAGAAGCTATACCCACAGTATTGGTTTGAAGTAATACAAGGATTCTCACTTCTATTCTACGGTATTGGATCAAAGAAGGTATTTCTTGAGGACTTTGTATTCAAGTATCTTTCGCCAAAACTTGCATTATCACAAGCAATTGAAGTTCCGACTTATAACGGTAAAAAATCGAAATTCGAAGGTATACCCGTCGTGGTTGTAAATGGTTACAACCCTACTTGTAACTATAGAGATGTATTTAAGGATATATTGAGCCTACTAACACCGGCTGAATTAACTCAGAGTGAATCAAAGTTTTGGGGTAATCATGTTATAATGAACATTCAGAAATTAATTGACTATTACAAAGATAAACCCTTGGACATAAAGCTTATTGTGGCAATTCATAACATCGATGGTCCCAACATTAGACGTGGTGATTCTCCTACCATTTtaagttttctttctttgatacGGCAAGTTGCAATAGTAGCATCAGCAGACCATATATATGCACCATTTCTCTGGGACAATCTGCGTGCCCAAAACTATAACTTTGTGTTCCACGATGTGACTAATTATGCGCCATACGAAGCAGAGTCATCATTCCAAGATGTGATGCGTCTTGGTAAATCAGAGAACAGTACTGGTGCAGAAGGTGCTAAGTATGTCTTGCAATCTTTGACACtaaattccaaaaaaatGTATAAGCTTCTAATAGAAACGCAATTGCAGCACATGGAGAAAGTTAGTACAACGAAGAGTACTGGTAAAGTGGCTGCATCTAAGCGTGGTACCATGTCAATGGGTGTTGAATTTAAACAATTAGTACATTTATGTGCAGCAGATTTTATTGCGTCAAATGAAATGGCTCTGAGATCAATGCTAACAGAATTTATAGAGCATAAGATGGCATCAGTATCAAAGAATACAGTTGGCACAGAGTTTGTATGGGTACCATACACATACGCAGAGATGAAAAGGCTTCAAGAAATACTCTATGAGGAATGA
- the TRM7 gene encoding tRNA methyltransferase TRM7 (CAGL0H10252g~Ortholog(s) have tRNA methyltransferase activity, role in cytoplasmic translation, tRNA methylation and cytosol, nucleus localization), whose product MGKSSKDKRDLYYRKAKEEGYRARSAYKLLQLNEEFHFLDDPELKRVVDLCAAPGSWSQVLSRKLFAEREPVADGQEDDRKIIAVDLQPMSPIDHVITLQADITHPRTLERIYELFGNQKADFVCSDGAPDVTGLHDLDEYIQHQLIMSALQLTTCVLKRGGTFVAKIFRGRDIDMLYSQLGYLFEKIVCAKPRSSRGTSLEAFIVCIGYNPPAGWEPKLDVNSSVTEFFATCDLGKLSIDDTLQPWKDQPRSIADFMACGSLSSYDSDATYHDLPKYGVALDPVQAPTNPPYKRALELKRDGKLTRNI is encoded by the coding sequence ATGGGTAAAAGTAGTAAAGACAAGAGGGACCTGTATTACAGAAaagccaaagaagaaggttATAGAGCAAGATCTGCCTACAAATTGCTTCAGTTGAATGAGGAGTTCCACTTTCTAGATGATCCAGAGCTGAAGCGTGTTGTTGATCTTTGTGCAGCTCCTGGCTCATGGTCGCAGGTGCTCTCGCGGAAGCTATTTGCTGAAAGAGAGCCAGTGGCAGATGGTCAAGAAGATGACCGTAAGATCATCGCCGTTGATTTGCAACCTATGTCACCAATAGATCATGTTATAACATTACAAGCAGATATTACCCACCCAAGAACACTAGAGAGGATATATGAGCTCTTCGGAAATCAGAAGGCTGATTTTGTCTGTAGTGATGGTGCACCAGATGTTACAGGTTTGCATGATCttgatgaatatattcaaCATCAATTAATCATGAGCGCCTTACAACTAACTACTTGTGTTCTGAAAAGAGGAGGTACATTTGTTGCGAAGATTTTCAGAGGCAGAGACATTGATATGTTATACTCACAATTAGGTTATCTATTCGAGAAGATAGTTTGTGCCAAGCCCAGATCATCAAGAGGTACCTCACTAGAGGCATTCATTGTCTGTATAGGATACAATCCACCAGCTGGCTGGGAACCTAAACTTGATGTGAACTCATCTGTCACAGAGTTCTTCGCAACCTGTGACCTTGGAAAATTATCGATTGACGACACGTTACAACCATGGAAAGACCAGCCTAGGTCAATTGCAGATTTTATGGCATGCGGATCGTTATCGAGCTACGACTCAGATGCCACATATCATGACCTTCCGAAGTATGGTGTCGCATTAGACCCCGTACAGGCCCCAACCAACCCACCTTACAAGAGGGCCTTGGAGCTGAAAAGAGACGGAAAGTTAACTAGAAACATATAG
- a CDS encoding uncharacterized protein (CAGL0H10274g~Has domain(s) with predicted zinc ion binding activity), with protein MSTYEEEHNINNNESSDEGRQEVRDHFRTLFQQFYGPGTHRDGTERGGEATTTLLQLLSQLMPEDLQEQLMQSMDSASKQGCSDTFIDSLPRIPQKKLKSDDTCPICCSNFIADEYPLVVELPHCGHKFDFECVSMWLTKNTTCPMCRDDVTHKKELPELDTSKVELEEDWGMYG; from the exons ATGTCTACATATGAAG AAGAGcataatataaacaataatgAGTCCTCAGATGAAGGGCGTCAGGAAGTTAGAGATCATTTCAGAACCCTATTCCAGCAGTTTTACGGACCTGGTACCCATAGAGATGGCACCGAGCGAGGCGGGGAAGCAACTACGACGCTACTACAATTATTGTCTCAATTAATGCCTGAGGATCTACAAGAGCAATTGATGCAATCGATGGATTCTGCAAGCAAGCAAGGCTGCTCAGATACTTTTATCGATTCTCTGCCCAGAATTCCGCAGAAAAAGCTCAAATCTGATGACACATGTCCAATCTGTTGCTCAAACTTCATAGCCGACGAGTACCCATTAGTAGTTGAACTGCCACATTGCGGTCACAAATTTGACTTCGAGTGTGTGTCTATGTGGCTAACCAAGAACACTACTTGCCCGATGTGTAGGGACGACGTCACGCACAAGAAAGAGCTACCAGAGTTGGACACGAGCAAAGTAGAACTGGAGGAGGACTGGGGTATGTACGGCTAA
- the MSS2 gene encoding Mss2p (CAGL0H10296g~Ortholog(s) have role in protein insertion into mitochondrial membrane from inner side and extrinsic component of mitochondrial inner membrane, mitochondrial matrix localization), with protein sequence MSFVSQFLKKKPDVLGTLEVSKKFMEHFPKKKTINKLLFDLNSRLTYKKLYPIYVGLYHGVPVPQQQKLLDGVKGSDLIVMRNVLEKVRNRTRYARPDMLKLEDKLLELAAELGNNDAIAILSFRSIRENMGTNSAAEANNEEVTIAKKLFKDLYNINHLLAIKLLGDLALEANNWEEALTFYNKYINIAVKDNGHLLTGNDDLTGEVYGKLGEIEFTYLANMTKAEEYWQKCLELTSVEDSVRWYFLAAQIYMSSEPLKSRILLEKAASQGFKESLTSLGFLEMNYFRDYGRAKEWFKLGMEVFELQSYIGFFDCCVKNEDWIAALKCLKSIEKIGTMESFGSDNTNKATVSNFMNSRAEFIDKVRLKSALV encoded by the coding sequence ATGTCTTTTGTTAGTCAgtttctgaagaagaaaccagATGTTTTGGGAACTCTGGAAGTTTCTAAAAAGTTTATGGAGCATTTtcccaagaagaagaccaTAAACAAACTACTATTTGATTTAAATAGTCGTCTCACATATAAAAAACTGTATCCCATCTATGTGGGATTATACCATGGTGTTCCTGTACCGCAGCAGCAGAAGTTACTTGATGGAGTCAAGGGTTCTGACTTGATTGTAATGCGCAATGTGCTGGAGAAAGTACGAAACAGGACTAGATATGCTCGACCCGATATGCTAAAGCTGGAAGATAAGCTGTTAGAACTTGCTGCTGAGCTAGGGAATAACGATGCCATCGCAATTTTGTCATTTAGATCCATCAGAGAGAACATGGGCACTAACAGCGCTGCTGAGGcaaataatgaagaagtAACTATAGCGAAGAAACTTTTCAAAGACTTGTACAATATTAATCACTTGCTTGCAATCAAATTGTTAGGCGATCTCGCCCTCGAAGCTAATAACTGGGAAGAAGCGCTCACTTTTTACAATAAATACATAAACATTGCTGTCAAAGATAATGGCCACTTACTCACCGGCAATGATGACTTAACAGGTGAGGTTTATGGTAAATTAGGCGAGATAGAATTTACATATTTGGCGAACATGACCAAAGCAGAGGAATATTGGCAAAAATGTTTGGAACTTACTTCAGTCGAGGATTCAGTGCGATGGTATTTCTTGGCCGCCCAAATATATATGAGTTCAGAGCCTCTAAAATCCCGAATACTTCTAGAGAAGGCTGCATCGCAGGGATTTAAAGAATCATTAACATCTTTAGGTTTTCTAGAAATGAACTATTTTAGAGACTATGGACGGGCGAAGGAGTGGTTCAAACTTGGCATGGAAGTATTTGAATTACAAAGCTATATTGGCTTCTTTGACTGCTGTGTAAAAAATGAGGATTGGATTGCCGCTCTAAAATGTCTTAAGTCTATAGAGAAGATTGGTACAATGGAGAGCTTTGGTTCTGATAATACAAATAAGGCTACAGTATCCAACTTTATGAACTCAAGAGCGGAATTTATCGACAAAGTAAGATTAAAGTCAGCATTAGTCTAG
- the KIN28 gene encoding TFIIH complex serine/threonine-protein kinase subunit KIN28 (CAGL0H10318g~Ortholog(s) have RNA polymerase II carboxy-terminal domain kinase activity, cyclin-dependent protein kinase activating kinase activity, cyclin-dependent protein serine/threonine kinase activity), with amino-acid sequence MERAEYTKEKKVGEGTYAVVYVGTKQSTGRRIAVKEIKTSEFKDGLDMSAIREVKYLQEMQHVNVIELVDIFMSYGNLNLVLEYLPTDLEVVIKDKSILFTPADIKSWMLMSVRGVHHCHRNFILHRDLKPNNLLIAPDGQIKVADFGLARAVPSPHEVLTSNVVTRWYRAPELLFGAKHYTSAIDVWSLGVIFAELMLRIPYLPGQNDLEQMEVTFRALGTPTDKDWPEVSSFNSYNKLQMYPPPSRDELRKRFIAATENALNFMNGMMCLNPAKRWSTAQCLESEYFKELPRPSDPATIDITRKE; translated from the coding sequence ATGGAGCGTGCAGAGTATacaaaggagaagaaggTTGGTGAAGGTACATATGCCGTTGTGTATGTTGGTACCAAGCAGAGCACAGGACGCCGAATTGCTGTGAAGGAAATCAAGACCTCAGAATTCAAGGACGGTCTAGATATGTCGGCAATCCGTGAGGTGAAGTACTTACAGGAGATGCAACATGTCAACGTCATCGAACTAGTTGATATATTCATGTCGTATGGCAATTTGAACCTGGTATTGGAATACTTACCAACTGATCTAGAAGTGGTCATCAAGGACAAATCAATACTATTCACTCCAGCGGACATCAAGTCCTGGATGCTTATGAGTGTACGTGGTGTCCATCATTGCCACAGGAATTTCATACTGCATCGTGATTTGAAGCCTAATAACTTATTGATTGCCCCGGATGGTCAAATAAAAGTAGCGGATTTTGGTCTAGCGCGTGCTGTACCATCTCCGCATGAAGTTCTGACATCTAATGTGGTGACCAGGTGGTATCGAGCACCTGAGCTTCTCTTTGGTGCAAAGCATTACACATCCGCCATCGACGTGTGGTCTTTGGGTGTCATATTTGCAGAACTTATGTTAAGAATACCGTATCTACCAGGCCAAAATGATCTTGAGCAAATGGAGGTTACATTTAGGGCCCTGGGAACACCTACAGACAAGGATTGGCCGGAAGTATCGTCATTTAACTCTTACAACAAGTTACAAATGTATCCACCACCTTCTAGAGATGAACTGCGGAAAAGGTTTATTGCTGCAACGGAAAACGCCTTAAATTTCATGAACGGTATGATGTGCTTAAACCCAGCAAAGCGTTGGAGCACAGCTCAATGCCTCGAGAGtgaatatttcaaagaactACCAAGACCATCAGATCCTGCTACAATTGACATAACTAGAAAGGAATAA
- a CDS encoding putative lipase (CAGL0H10340g~Ortholog(s) have role in cellular lipid metabolic process): MIHVRGALAIGETSRFLIEVNSNIDGPVFVRLRNRTKATRRATYLLGPFVLYCDSRPVIPANQNEYVPQFKANIEPQGKFTFQLKPEDARDVGGKRCWIIDVVSEVLFNQITKVDYELLISLDINNFKKSKYQQDIYESIEGDVVAKQYSNHDIQEFIEVGAKIKKSQTKERNQHLVIVTHGMISNVSNDMMYIMEQLRAIDRDDLDEELILDGYTGNVCRTELGIKNLGIRLANYIVKERYNTNIKKISFIGHSLGGLVQTFAIAYIYILHGWFFDAVKPVNFISLATPFLGLYSHIGNYTKRLLSSGALGQTGEDLRYHSHNKLKNFSILYLLSGDPAHSILQKFERRTLYANAINDGIVPLASSALLYLDYSKILKDSKLLKKETDDIRSIVMTWKEFQDSEDFKVYKKVNPKSKIFRRVSLTNTVGNLVLPEPPKNITSDMKVLIHDQVYQYNDIPDSEYFPPDGIDEIMAMDRHQLQECMARRWHAGKSWRKVIVCLEGDAHNSINVRRRYSNSCGWAVISHMILNHFIKPQKCDVPEADIVSQPASRDEADMEPNKTYAWLLKEDKEKGGLIRRATNALNPIARRL; encoded by the coding sequence ATGATTCACGTTAGAGGAGCATTAGCAATTGGGGAAACAAGTCGCTTCCTCATTGAAGTCAATTCTAATATCGATGGGCCAGTATTTGTTAGGTTACGTAACCGAACGAAGGCTACGCGAAGAGCTACGTATCTGTTAGGCCCGTTCGTATTATACTGCGATTCAAGACCAGTCATACCCGCCAATCAGAATGAGTACGTCCCTCAATTTAAAGCCAACATTGAGCCACAAGGTAAGTTTACATTTCAGCTGAAACCTGAAGATGCAAGAGATGTGGGTGGTAAACGATGCTGGATCATCGATGTCGTCTCAGAAGTACTATTTAATCAAATTACAAAAGTCGATTATGAGCTCTTAATAAGTTTGGATATCAATAACTTTAAAAAATCCAAGTATCAACAGGATATATATGAATCTATTGAGGGGGATGTTGTTGCTAAGCAATACTCAAATCACGACATTCAGGAATTTATTGAAGTTGGCgccaaaataaaaaaatccCAAACAAAAGAACGGAACCAGCATCTAGTAATTGTGACCCACGGAATGATTTCAAATGTTAGTAACGACATGATGTACATTATGGAGCAACTGCGAGCTATTGACAGAGATGATCTTGATGAGGAATTAATATTGGATGGCTATACAGGTAACGTTTGCAGAACAGAACTTGGTATAAAAAACCTAGGAATACGGCTGGCAAATTACATTGTGAAGGAGAGATATAATACCAACATAAAAAAGATATCTTTTATTGGTCACTCTCTTGGTGGCTTGGTACAGACTTTTGCTATTGCTTACATATATATCTTACATGGGTGGTTTTTTGATGCAGTAAAACCTgttaattttatttcccTAGCTACCCCATTTCTAGGTCTCTACTCACATATTGGCAATTATACAAAAAGATTATTATCATCCGGTGCTCTTGGTCAAACGGGAGAAGATCTCAGATACCATAGTCACAACAAGCTAAAGAACTTTTCCATTCTTTATCTACTATCTGGTGATCCAGCACATAgtattttgcaaaaatttgaaagaagaacttTATATGCGAATGCAATCAACGATGGTATTGTTCCACTTGCTAGCTCAGCGTTACTATATTTGGATTATAGCAAAATTCTAAAGGATTCCAAATTActaaagaaagaaacagaTGATATTCGGAGTATAGTTATGACATGGAAAGAATTCCAAGATTCTGAAGATTTCAAAGTATACAAGAAAGTCAATCCAAAAAGCAAGATTTTTAGAAGAGTTTCATTAACCAATACAGTCGGAAATCTAGTTttaccagaaccaccaAAAAACATTACAAGTGACATGAAAGTTCTTATTCATGACCAGGTATATCAATACAATGATATACCTGATTCCGAGTATTTCCCCCCAGATGGAATAGATGAAATCATGGCAATGGACAGACATCAATTACAGGAATGTATGGCTCGTAGATGGCATGCCGGAAAATCGTGGCGCAAAGTCATTGTGTGCTTAGAAGGCGATGCTCATAACAGTATTAATGTACGCAGACGTTATTCAAATTCTTGTGGATGGGCTGTCATATCACATATGATCTTAAACCATTTCATTAAGCCTCAGAAATGTGATGTTCCTGAAGCGGATATTGTATCTCAGCCGGCTTCTAGAGACGAGGCAGATATGGAGCCAAACAAAACGTATGCCTGGCTATTGAAAGAAGACAAAGAGAAAGGAGGTCTTATTAGAAGAGCAACCAATGCGTTGAATCCAATAGCTAGAAGGCTATAG
- the TMA17 gene encoding Tma17p (CAGL0H10362g~Ortholog(s) have protein binding, bridging activity, role in proteasome regulatory particle assembly and cytoplasm, nucleus, ribosome localization), whose amino-acid sequence MTSASGMKRPVDVANFKIAIRDMGDDELGRVKQEVENSIRHLTRSNERLHRYIKKLQGHAVELEDGEEMDENLGSDDIELFQESIRENELVLDNSRERLEALHDELAYRKAQHPDGKSNPEGSLAERKLSAIDMDNTNVDVAAPNSIYL is encoded by the coding sequence ATGACTAGTGCTAGCGGAATGAAAAGGCCGGTCGATGTGGCCAATTTTAAAATAGCGATCAGGGATATGGGTGATGATGAGCTCGGCAGAGTGAAGCAAGAAGTTGAGAACAGTATCAGACACCTGACCCGGTCAAACGAGAGATTGCATCGATACATCAAGAAGTTGCAAGGGCATGCTGTAGAGTTGGAAGATGGTGAGGAGATGGATGAGAATTTGGGCTCGGACGACATTGAGTTGTTTCAGGAGTCTATTAGGGAGAACGAGCTGGTCTTGGATAACTCCCGGGAAAGATTAGAGGCTTTGCATGACGAGCTGGCGTATAGAAAAGCACAACATCCTGATGGCAAGTCCAACCCTGAGGGCAGCCTCGCAGAACGTAAACTGTCTGCCATTGACATGGACAACACAAACGTTGACGTCGCTGCACCAAATTCCATCTACTTGTAG
- the RRP42 gene encoding exosome non-catalytic core subunit RRP42 (CAGL0H10384g~Ortholog(s) have role in exonucleolytic trimming to generate mature 3'-end of 5.8S rRNA from tricistronic rRNA transcript (SSU-rRNA, 5.8S rRNA, LSU-rRNA), nuclear polyadenylation-dependent tRNA catabolic process, rRNA catabolic process), with translation MVLSVTEKAFLADSLKADPVIRPDGREAYQNRPIELFVNFLPSSNGSSRIIASDGSECIVSVKSKVVDHTLEDELIEVDVDIVGYRDDSLLVESTSSFLKKALRLGETVERKSLQLTTKYSFKLYIDILVISCNSNPTSLISFGMYTALKSTYLPKLISSYDDLQVEELPTFHDYDLVKLEIDPPVVFLLAIVGDNIILDPAANECEVANNGLLLTWSNGKIVSPVRTIALNDTHLEGFDQNIIKLAYEMVTQYAPEIVRALDQ, from the coding sequence ATGGTTTTGTCAGTTACTGAGAAGGCGTTTTTAGCGGACTCTTTGAAAGCCGACCCCGTTATTAGGCCCGATGGTAGGGAAGCGTACCAGAACAGACCCATTGAATTGTTTGTGAATTTCCTTCCCAGTTCTAACGGTTCTTCCAGAATAATTGCTAGTGACGGTAGTGAATGTATTGTTAGTGTGAAGTCGAAGGTAGTAGACCACACCTTGGAAGATGAGTTGATTGAAGTGGATGTTGACATAGTGGGATACAGAGACGACTCCCTGTTGGTGGAGTCTACATCCTCGTTTCTGAAGAAGGCTTTGAGGTTGGGAGAAACAGTTGAGAGAAAGTCTTTGCAACTAACCACAAAATATAGTTTTAAGTTATACATTGATATCCTGGTGATATCGTGCAACTCTAACCCAACATCACTAATATCTTTTGGGATGTATACAGCATTAAAATCCACATACCTACCGAAACTAATATCCAGTTACGATGATTTACAAGTCGAGGAGCTTCCTACATTTCACGACTATGATTTAGTAAAACTTGAGATCGATCCACCAGTTGTTTTCCTATTGGCAATTGTCGGCGATAATATTATACTTGATCCTGCCGCAAATGAATGTGAAGTTGCAAATAACGGCTTATTATTGACTTGGTCAAATGGTAAAATAGTATCACCAGTTCGTACCATCGCTTTAAATGACACCCATTTAGAGGGATTTGatcaaaatatcattaaacTGGCATATGAAATGGTCACGCAATATGCTCCGGAAATTGTACGAGCATTGGATCAGTAG